GGCTGCTCACCGCCTACGCCGACGTCCCCGTCGCGAACGTCGGCGACGCCCGCGACCGGCTCGGCCTGCTGGCGGGCCGCATCCGGGCCGTGTGGCCCGGCGCCCGCGTCGTCGGACGCGCCCTGCCCGTGTTCTGCCGCAAGGGCGAGAACATCGGGATCCTGGCCGCCCTCGAGATCGCCGAACCCGGCGACGTCCTCGTGGTCGACGGCCAGGGGGACCCCGACCGTGCGCTCATGGGCGAACTCCTCGCCGAACGCGCCCGCGTCAAGGGCGTACGGGGCATGGTCCTCGACGGCGCCGTGCGCGACGTCGAGGAACTCGCCGCCCTGGGTTTCCCGGTCTGGGCGCTGGGCGCCTCCCCCGCCGGCCCCTACAAGAACGGGCCGGGCTGGGCCGGCCGCCCCGTCGCCGTCGGCGGGATCGTCGTGAACCGCGGTGACCTCGTCGTCGGCGACCCCGACGGCGTCGTCGTCGTGCCGGCCGCCGAGGCCGAGCGGACCCTCGCCGCCGCCCTCGCCGTCCAGGCCGACGAAGCCCGCCGCCGCGCCGCGATCGTGGCGAGCGGGAACCTCCGGTGACCGCGATCTGGGCCCTCGCGGCCTACATCACGTCGATCATCGTCTGGAACGCCGCGCTCAAGCGGAACATCGGCGAGGCCATGCTCGTGGGCCTGCTCGTCGTCACCGCCTTCGCCGGCGGCGACTTCCTCACCGTCCTGGGCACCTCGGTGCTGGACGCCATGCAGGAGGAGGTGACCTACGCGGCCATCGCGTTCGTCGTCGCCAGCCACGTCCTGAGCCGGACCCCGATCCTGTTGCGGCTCATCGACATCCTGAACTCCCTGCTCGGCCGGGTCCGCGGCGGCCCCGTCTACACGAGCATCCTCGGCGGCGCGGCGTTCGCCTCCATCGCCCACATCGGCGCCGCCGTCACCGCGGCCGTCGGGTCCATCACGATCCCGTGGATGAAGCGGTCGGGCGTCACCCCCGCGATGTCCGCCACGGTCGTGGCCGGCTGCGCCGGCATGGGGATCACGTTCCCGTTCAGCGGCACCATGTTCATCCTCGTCGGCTCCGCCGGCGTGAGTCAGCTGATGTCGGCGGACGAGATCGTCGTCCCGCTGTTCGTCGCCGGCACCTGGTGCCTCGTGTACCGCCTCGTCGCCGCGTTCGTCATCGTCCGCCGGCACGGGATCCAGGCCATGGACCCCGCGGACCTGCTGCCCGTGCGCCGCAGCGTGCGGGTCGGCTGGACGTCGCTGCTGCTGCTCGTCGCCATCGCCGTCCCGGTCGCCCTGACGCTCGGGCCGACGGGCCGGGCGTTGAACTCCTGGACCGGGGTCGACGTCGGCGACGCGATCAGCCTCGTCCTGTGGATCCCCGTGCTGCTCACCGTGCTCGTGGCGTTCCTCGGCCGCGACGCGCTGCCGAAGCGCCCGGCGCAGTGGTGGACCCTGCTGGGCGACAGCGCCCCCCGCATCGGCGTGGTCGGCGTGACGATCGTCGCGGCGTTCGCCGCGTCCGGGGCGCTGGCGAGCCTCGGCCTGCCCGCGCAGCTCACCTCGTTGCTCAGCCGGCTCGACGCCCCCCTGTGGATCCTCGCGATCTGCGTCGGGGTCCTCGTCGTGGCCGTCGCCATCCCGTTGACGGGGTCGGCGACGATGGCGGCGATCGGGCCCGTGGCGGTCGCCACCCTGGTGGGGGCCGGCGTCCCGGCGCCGGTGGCGGCGACCGCCGTCCTGGTGTTCGCCTCCACCGAGGGCGCCTCGCCGCCGTCAGCCGCGCCCATCTACGTCGCCAGCGGCATCGCGGGGGCCGACCCGGGCAAGACGTTCAAACCCCTCGTGGGCTACTTCTGCCTGCCGATCCTCGCGATCGGCGTGTTCATCAGCCTGGGCGCCCTGCCCGTCTGACCCGTTCCCGCGACTCGAAGGTGAGTTGACCGATGCTCCGGATCGTCCGTTCCCTGTTCACCCTCGCCACCGTGCTGCTCGTCCTCGGCGGGATCGTCCTCGTCGGTGCCCAGGCCGTGGCCCTCGTCCTGGGCCGCGGCGCGTGGCTCGAAGCGGTCCCCGAGGTCGTCGGGCCGCCCACGTTGATCTCCGCGAGCGTCGCCGGACTGCTGGCGTTCGTCCTCAGCTACGCCCGGACGCCGTCCGGCACCCCCTCCGAGGTGGAG
This genomic stretch from Kineococcus rhizosphaerae harbors:
- a CDS encoding TRAP transporter large permease subunit — its product is MTAIWALAAYITSIIVWNAALKRNIGEAMLVGLLVVTAFAGGDFLTVLGTSVLDAMQEEVTYAAIAFVVASHVLSRTPILLRLIDILNSLLGRVRGGPVYTSILGGAAFASIAHIGAAVTAAVGSITIPWMKRSGVTPAMSATVVAGCAGMGITFPFSGTMFILVGSAGVSQLMSADEIVVPLFVAGTWCLVYRLVAAFVIVRRHGIQAMDPADLLPVRRSVRVGWTSLLLLVAIAVPVALTLGPTGRALNSWTGVDVGDAISLVLWIPVLLTVLVAFLGRDALPKRPAQWWTLLGDSAPRIGVVGVTIVAAFAASGALASLGLPAQLTSLLSRLDAPLWILAICVGVLVVAVAIPLTGSATMAAIGPVAVATLVGAGVPAPVAATAVLVFASTEGASPPSAAPIYVASGIAGADPGKTFKPLVGYFCLPILAIGVFISLGALPV